CAATAAAAAAGGCCTGTATAGTCCAAAAACAGCTGGGACAGCGCTCCGATAAAGATCAACCAAAGAATATTCTTTTCAACCCATGAGTCGAAACGCATTAGCATGGTCCCAACGCTGCCTTCATATCCAAAAGCAACAGCCCACCTCAGGGGAAGCGACGAGTAGAGATAGATAAACAAAAATGTTCCAAAAAAACTGTGGTGCAGAGCTGTATTGATGTTACCGGAAAACATATAGAGGAAAGATCTTGTTCCTCCACATAACGGGCACCGATAGCCAAAATGGGCAATGGTACGTATTTGGCCTAACCAGGTGAAAAACCCTGCGAGCCAGCCATGGTCAGCCCAAGGGCTGATTATGTAGAAATAAGCAGCGCAGGCCACACCCATTAGGGTGAAGCTATAAGCAAAATACCGCTTGTTGGCTGCGTTAAATCTTTTTATAATAAAGCGGGGACAAAGATCAAGCATCTAAAACCCACATTTTAGAAGAATTCCCACTCGCCAACGGGCTGTCCGTTCGCCAGTTTTTGCCCAGTTTTATACGCATCAACAATGGAAGCGATTAAGATTGGGAGCCAGAGAACTCCTGCAGTTATAAAACTCAAAACGATTATACCAAGTAACCAAGCTAAACCTTTCTTAATCTGCCCCAAATACATTTGCCCAACGCCAACGATTAGGCAGCTCAATAACGCTGCCGTACCGGGGCTTTTGGGAGGGTTAGACGGGTAAACAAAACCGCCATTGCCGCCGGATTTGGAATAAACTCTCATCAGTCGGCACCCGCATGATGTGCAGATCTCCTGCTTATCATTAGTGGGCTGGCCGCATTCCTGGCAGTAGTTAGACTCTGTGAGAGGATTTACTCCACATTTTACACAAACCACTGCTTTTTCATGTACTTCAGCTCCGCAATTTCTACAATGCATTAAAATTCCTCCTTAGAAAGAATCTTTTAAACCACTAGTACCAAATATAGTACCCGCCGGGTGTGAGCAGAAGTCCAATGCA
This sequence is a window from Bacillota bacterium. Protein-coding genes within it:
- a CDS encoding DUF2752 domain-containing protein gives rise to the protein MLDLCPRFIIKRFNAANKRYFAYSFTLMGVACAAYFYIISPWADHGWLAGFFTWLGQIRTIAHFGYRCPLCGGTRSFLYMFSGNINTALHHSFFGTFLFIYLYSSLPLRWAVAFGYEGSVGTMLMRFDSWVEKNILWLIFIGALSQLFLDYTGLFYWAA
- a CDS encoding TM2 domain-containing protein → MHCRNCGAEVHEKAVVCVKCGVNPLTESNYCQECGQPTNDKQEICTSCGCRLMRVYSKSGGNGGFVYPSNPPKSPGTAALLSCLIVGVGQMYLGQIKKGLAWLLGIIVLSFITAGVLWLPILIASIVDAYKTGQKLANGQPVGEWEFF